A single region of the Metarhizium brunneum chromosome 6, complete sequence genome encodes:
- the SERCA gene encoding Calcium-transporting ATPase sarcoplasmic/endoplasmic reticulum type: MENAFARPIATVLSHFEVDEHDGLTNKEVEELRIKYGRNSIPDEPPTPLWELILEQFKDQLVIILLGSAAVSFVLALFEDEGGWSAFVDPAVILTILILNSVVGVSQESSAEKAIAALQEYSANESNVIRNHGHVARVKADELVPGDIVTVAVGDRIPADCRVIAIESNSFAVDQAILTGESESVGKDDEVVVKDERAVLQDQVNMLFSGTTVVTGRARAVVVLTGSNTAIGDIHESITAQISEPTPLKQKLNDFGDNLAKVITVICILVWLINIPNFNDPSHGSWTKGAIYYLKIAVSLGVAAIPEGLAVVITTCLALGTRKMAAKNAVVRSLPSVETLGSCSVICSDKTGTLTTNQMSVNKIVYINEAGNDLNELDVEGTTFAPKGAITANGKPVKDLTSSSDTVRQMTEVAAICNDAHLAYDSRTATFSSVGEPTEGALRALVEKIGPCPPNDTHLEDCLHHASHLYEKQLPRLATYEFSRDRKSMSVLVQNGKQKKLLVKGAPESIIDRCSHALLGADGNKVALSGKLSDLLMKEVVDYGNRGLRVIALASIDDVSKSPLLSAKSTEDYARLEQNMTFLGLVGMLDPPREEVPGSIAKCKEAGIRVIVITGDNRNTAESICRQIGVFGQHEDLTGKSYTGREFENLSPSEQLKAAQRASLFSRVEPGHKSKLVDLLQSLGEVVAMTGDGVNDAPALKKADIGVAMGSGTDVSKLAADMVLADSNFATIEVAIEEGRAIYNNTQQFIRYLISSNIGEVVSIFLTAALGMPEALIPVQLLWVNLVTDGLPATALSFNPSDHDIMRRQPRKRDEPLIGGWLFLRYLIIGTYVGLATVAGYAWWFMYNPEGPQITFKQLSRFHHCTADFPEIGCQMFSNDMAKAGSTVSLSILVVIEMFNAMNALSSSESLLSLPLWKNMMLVYAIALSMALHFALLYIPFLQSLFAIVPLNMTEWKAVVVISAPVILLDEVLKLIERNFFMQTTTHETTEGIKGKKEI; encoded by the exons ATGGAGAACGCCTTTGCCCGTCCCATTGCGACGGTTCTCTCCCACTTCGAAGTGGACGAGCATGACGGTCTTACCAACAAGGAAGTTGAGGAGCTGAGAATCAAGTATGGTCGCAATT CTATCCCCGACGAGCCTCCTACTCCTCTGTGGGAGCTCATTCTGGAGCAATTCAAGGACCAGCTAGTGATTATTTTACTTGGCTCCGCGGCCGTTTCATTTGTTCTGGCACTTTTCGAGGACGAAGGCGGCTGGAGTGCCTTCGTTGACCCCGCTGTT ATTCTCACCATCCTAATCCTCAATTCCGTCGTCGGAGTCTCCCAAGAAAGCAGTGCTGAGAAGGCGATTGCCGCCCTGCAAGAATATTCGGCGAATGAGTCCAATGTTATTCGAAACCATGGCCACGTTGCTCGAGTCAAGGCTGACGAGTTGGTTCCTGGCGATATCGTTACCGTAGCCGTTGGAGACCGTATTCCCGCCGATTGCCGCGTCATTGCCATTGAGAGCAATAGCTTTGCCGTCGACCAGGCTATCTTGACTGGAGAGAGTGAGAGCGTCGGCaaagatgacgaggtcgtcgtcaAGGATGAGCGTGCTGTCTTGCAGGATCAAGTCAACATGCTCTTTTCGGGAACTACTGTCGTTACTGGGCGTGCCAGAGCCGTTGTCGTCCTCACTGGCTCCAACACTGCCATCGGAGATATCCATGAGAGTATCACGGCCCAAATCTCTGAGCCCACGCCTCTGAAGCAAAAACTCAACGATTTTGGAGACAATCTAGCCAAAGTCATTACTGTCATCTGCATTCTGGTCTGGCTTATCAACATCCCCAACTTCAATGATCCCAGTCATGGTAGCTGGACTAAGGGCGCCATCTACTATCTCAAGATTGCCGTCTCCTTAGGAGTGGCTGCTATCCCTGAGGGGTTGGCTGTTGTCATTACCACTTGCCTAGCCCTTGGTACGCGCAAAATGGCTGCTAAGAACGCCGTGGTGCGCAGCTTGCCCTCTGTGGAGACCTTGGGAAGCTGCAGTGTCATTTGTTCAGACAAGACTGGCACCCTAACCACGAACCAGATGAGTGTCAACAAAATTGTCTACATCAATGAGGCCGGCAATGACCTCAATGAACTCGATGTTGAAGGCACCACCTTTGCCCCCAAGGGAGCCATTAcagccaatggcaagcccGTGAAGGACTTGACATCGTCGTCAGACACCGTTCGCCAGATGACAGAAGTCGCTGCCATTTGCAACGATGCTCACCTCGCCTATGATTCCCGTACTGCTACCTTCTCCAGCGTTGGTGAGCCTACTGAGGGTGCTCTACGTGCGCTTGTTGAAAAGATTGGACCCTGTCCTCCTAATGACACTCATCTCGAGGACTGCCTCCACCATGCCAGCCACCTGTATGAGAAACAACTTCCCCGTCTTGCCACCTATGAGTTCTCCAGAGATCGAAAGAGCATGTCTGTTCTGGTCCAGAATGgaaagcagaagaagcttcTCGTCAAGGGCGCACCCGAATCCATCATCGACCGCTGTTCCCACGCTTTGCTTGGTGCAGACGGTAACAAGGTTGCCCTCAGTGGCAAGCTTTCCGATCTCTTGATGAAAGAAGTTGTTGATTATGGAAACCGTGGTCTTCGTGTTATTGCCTTGGCTAGCATTGACGACGTTTCCAAGAGTCCCTTGCTATCCGCGAAGTCGACTGAGGATTACGCCCGCCTTGAGCAAAATATGACTTTCTTAGGTCTGGTCGGTATGCTGGATCCCCCTCGAGAAGAAGTCCCTGGATCAATCGCCAAATGCAAGGAAGCCGGTATTCGTGTGATTGTTATCACTGGAGATAATCGCAATACAGCAGAGAGTATCTGCCGTCAAATTGGCGTTTTCGGTCAGCATGAAGATCTCACTGGAAAGAGCTATACTGGGCGTGAATTTGAGAACTTGAGTCCCAGTGAGCAGCTTAAAGCTGCCCAGCGAGCCTCTTTGTTCTCTCGTGTCGAGCCTGGTCACAAGTCAAAGTTGGTGGATCTTCTGCAGTCTCTGGGCGAGGTTGTAGCCATGACTGGCGACGGTGTCAACGATGCTCCTGCTCTGAAGAAGGCCGATATTGGTGTTGCCATGGGTTCTGGTACTGATGTCTCCAAGTTGGCTGCCGATATGGTTCTTGCTGACAGCAACTTTGCCACCATTGAAGTTGCCATTGAGGAGGGTCGAGCCATCTACAACAACACCCAACAGTTTATCCGTTACCTCATCTCGTCCAATATCGGCGAGGTTGTTTCCATCTTCCTCACAGCTGCTCTGGGTATGCCCGAGGCCTTGATACCCGTTCAGCTCCTTTGGGTCAACTTGGTTACCGATGGCCTTCCTGCCACCGCCCTGTCCTTTAACCCCTCGGACCACGATATTATGAGGCGCCAGCCCCGAAAGAGAGATGAGCCCCTTATTGGTGGATGGCTGTTCTTGCGTTACCTGATTATCGGAACATACGTTGGTCTGGCGACTGTTGCCGGCTACGCTTGGTGGTTCATGTACAACCCCGAGGGGCCCCAGATTACCTTCAAGCAGCTCTCCCGCTTCCATCACTGCACCGCCGACTTCCCCGAGATCGGATGCCAGATGTTCTccaacgacatggccaaggcaggCTCGACTGTGTCACTGTCTAtccttgtcgtcatcgaGATGTTTAACGCCATGAACGCCTTGTCGTCGAGCGAGTCACTCCTCTCACTGCCCCTGTGGAAGAACATGATGCTCGTCTACGCCATCGCTTTGTCCATGGCTCTGCACTTTGCCCTCTTGTACATCCCCTTCTTGCAGAGTCTGTTTGCAATTGTCCCACTCAACATGACTGAGTGGAAGGCAGTCGTCGTTATTAGCGCACCTGTCAT TCTCCTCGATGAGGTCCTGAAGTTGATTGAACGCAATTTCTTCATGCAGACAACAACACATGAGACGACGGAGGgcatcaagggcaagaaggagaTATAG
- the PUP3 gene encoding Proteasome subunit beta type-3 codes for MSSPFSINGGACVAMVGKDCVAIACDLRLGLQALTVSNNFPKIFQYGDVFLGLTGLATDVGTVADLFRYKVNMYRLREERAIAPRTFANLVSSSLYERRFGPYFVSPVVAGLDPKTGKPFICGFDSIGCIDFAKDFIVSGTASEQLFGMCEGLWEEDMGPDALFETISQALLNAVDRDALSGWGAHVYIIEKDKVTKRLLKGRQD; via the exons ATG TCATCCCCCTTCTCCATCA ACGGCGGCGCCTGCGTCGCCATGGTCGGCAAAGACTGCGTCGCCATAGCCTGCGACCTCCGCCTGGGCCTCCAGGCGCTCACCGTATCCAACAACTTCCCCAAGATCTTCCAGTACGGCGACGTATTCCTGGGCCTGACGGGCCTCGCAACCGACGTCGGCACCGTCGCCGACCTTTTCCGCTACAAGGTCAACATGTACCGCCTCCGCGAGGAGCGCGCCATCGCGCCCCGGACCTTTGCCAACCtcgtctcctcgtcgctATACGAGCGCCGCTTCGGCCCGTACTTTGTGTCCCCCGTCGTGGCGGGGCTGGATCCCAAGACGGGCAAGCCCTTCATCTGCGGCTTCGACAGCATAGGATGCATTGATTTTGCAAAGGACTTTATCGTTTCGGGCACGGCGTCGGAGCAATTGTTTGGTATGTGTGAGGGTTTGTGGGAGGAGGACATG GGTCCTGATGCTCTTTTCGAAACCATCTCGCAGGCGCTCTTGAATGCTGTCGATCGAGATGCCCTTTCTGGATGGGGCGCACATGTGTACATCATTGAGAAGGACAAGGTTACCAAGAGATTACTAAAGGGTAGACAGGATTAA
- the Aspscr1 gene encoding Tether containing UBX domain for GLUT4 gives MASHVVVIATDLRRATVKVNPGTYLSDVLDQACQKLNLSSDKYLVKHKQKQVDLSVPFRTSGLAGGAKLELVLRSKTPSAVQIALQIPQPDAKEIPGGRLIKKFPSDLTLWKVMRQFESGEASAGKNVNITARGYANTTSGSGQLYYETPVLNIMGREFSSFPEFQKTLAQLGHNSGNVLIRLGYKRTEQTLFEAMEKISTFFKDGEENSGSDVKVDETKTEEAREESQQQGDTTMTDGVPEPEVAQEDSAQSQPEPEPVLSTAPVEQDAPKECATASSPTAQDPFQPINVFLAPTGTTPAAALVPASETDFTPTIAHAQLHQARLLESSRNKRLLSDKELEEKAAAEEARIASIQSILVKVRFPDNTSSEWQVSPSETGAFLYQAVRHVMADATQQFHLVLPGGKDIIKDSNAENHNLVKSYKLSGRVLVNLVWEDSVPAAIRKQPFLRANVANQGQAVKVPDLPKVDDAPEPGPATEAPKKENKKDKGDGTTKKPKWFKLGKK, from the exons ATGGCATCtcatgtcgtcgtcatcgccacCGACCTGCGCAGGGCGACTGTCAAGGTCAACCCTGGTACCTATCTCTCCGATGTGCTAGACCAAGCTTGCCAGAAGCTCAACCTCTCCAGCGACAAGTACCTTGTCAA ACACAAACAGAAGCAGGTCGATCTCTCGGTGCCCTTCCGAACATCAGGCCTTGCTGGCGGCGCAAAGCTCGAGCTCGTTCTACGCTCCAAAACCCCGTCCGCCGTCCAAATCGCCCTTCAAATCCCCCAACCCGATGCCAAAGAGATTCCAGGCGGCCGCTTAATCAAGAAGTTCCCCTCCGACCTGACGCTATGGAAAGTCATGCGCCAGTTTGAAAGTGGAGAGGCGAGCGCGGGGAAGAATGTCAACATCACCGCGAGGGGGTATGCGAATACAACAAGTGGGAGCGGACAGCTGTATTATGAGACACCTGTTTTGAATATTATGGGGAGGGAGTTTTCGAGTTTTCCGGAATTTCAGAAGACGTTGGCGCAGTTGGGGCATAACTCGGGCAATGTGTTGATTCGGTTGGGGTACAAGAGGACTGAACAGACGCTGTTTgaggccatggagaagaTTAGCACCTTTTTCAAAGATGGTGAAGAGAACAGCGGGTCTGACGTCAAGGTTGATGAAACAAAGACGGAAGAAGCCAGGGAGGAGAGTCAACAGCAGGGTGATACAACAATGACCGACGGTGTGCCAGAACCAGAGGTCGCTCAAGAAGATTCAGCACAGTCACAACCTGAGCCTGAGCCTGTCCTCTCAACTGCACCGGTGGAACAAGATGCTCCTAAAGAGTGTGCAACGGCCTCCTCACCCACAGCACAGGATCCGTTTCAGCCCATCAACGTCTTCCTTGCGCCAACAGGAACTACACCCGCTGCGGCGCTGGTACCAGCCTCAGAGACGGACTTCACCCCAACCATCGCCCACGCCCAACTCCATCAGGCCCGGCTTCTAGAAAGCTCGCGGAACAAACGGCTCCTCTCAGACAAGGAACTAGAAGAGAAGGCCGCCGCGGAAGAAGCACGCATCGCCTCCATTCAATCCATCCTCGTCAAGGTTCGATTCCCCGACAATACCAGCAGCGAATGGCAGGTCAGCCCCAGCGAGACGGGGGCATTCTTGTACCAAGCCGTGAGACACGTCATGGCAGATGCTACGCAGCAGTTTCACCTCGTCCTCCCCGGCGGTAAGGACATCATCAAAGACAGCAACGCGGAAAATCATAACCTTGTCAAGTCGTATAAACTATCTGGCCGGGTCCTCGTCAATTTAGTGTGGGAAGATAGTGTACCGGCAGCAATCAGAAAGCAGCCCTTCCTCAGGGCAAATGTCGCGAACCAGGGGCAGGCTGTCAAAGTGCCTGATCTTCCAAAAGTCGACGATGCACCTGAGCCGGGTCCCGCGACGGAGGCGCCCAAGAAAGAgaacaagaaggacaagggaGATGGGACGACGAAAAAACCGAAGTGGTTTAAGTTGGGGAAGAAGTGA
- the rpl36 gene encoding 60S ribosomal protein eL36: MAKEAPAKTGLTVGLNRGHKTTPRVVKPRVSRTKGHLSKRTAFVREVVKEVAGLAPYERRVIELLRNSKDKRARKLAKKRLGTFGRAKKKVDELQRVIAESRRAAH; the protein is encoded by the exons ATGGCCAAGGAAGCTCCCGCCAAAACCGGTCTGACCGTTGGTCTGAACCGCGGCCAC AAAACCACCCCTCGTGTCGTCAAGCCCCGTGTCTCCCGCACCAAGGGCCACCTGAGCAAGCGCACCGCTTTCGTCCGTGAGGTCGTCAAGGAGGTTGCTGG TCTTGCCCCCTATGAGCGCCGCGTCATCGAATTGCTCCGCAACTCCAAGGACAAGCGTGCCCGTAAGCTCGCCAAGAAGAGA CTCGGTACTTTCGGCCgcgccaagaagaaggtcgacgagctgcagcgCGTCATCGCCGAGtcccgccgcgccgcccacTAA
- the TMP1 gene encoding Thymidylate synthase: protein MTLQNGVAPNGATCAKRHEEYQYLDLIREILEEGEQRPDRTGTGTISIFAPRPLKFSLNRDGTPILPLLTTKRVFLRAVVAELLWFIEANTSSKALSDVGVKIWDGNGSREFLDNLGLTHREEGDLGPVYGFQWRHFGAEYVDAKTDYTGQGVDQLADVIDKLKNKPYDRRIIISAWNARDLHLMALPPCHVFAQFYVSYPSRRRRNGKASSTETNGGATSTAPEKGHLHCQLYQRSCDMGLGVPFNIASYALLTHMIAHVCDLVPGSLTHVMGDAHVYADHEDALNIQLEREPRQFPEVEIAREKGCGIDGWKVEDIIVKGYDPHKTIAMKMAV, encoded by the exons ATGACTTTACAGAATGGCGTTGCTCCCAACGGAGCTACCTGTGCCAAGAGGCACGAAGAGTACCAGTATCTTGATCTGATTCGGGAAATTCTagaagaaggagaacaaAGACCTGATCG GACGGGAACCGGCACTATCAGCATTTTTGCCCCTCGACCTCTCAAGTTCTCACTGAACCGGGACGGCACTCCTATTCTTCCACTTCTTACCACCAAACGCGTGTTTCTTCGTGCTGTGGTTGCCGAGCTGTTGTGGTTCATCGAGGCCAACACTTCATCCAAGGCGCTGAGCGACGTCGGCGTCAAGATCTGGGACGGCAACGGTTCCCGCGAGTTCCTCGACAACCTAGGCCTCACCCACCGTGAAGAAGGAGACCTGGGCCCCGTCTACGGTTTCCAATGGCGTCACTTTGGAGCAGAATACGTGGACGCCAAGACGGACTACACAGGCCAGGGCGTCGACCAGCTCGCAGACGTTATTGACAAGCTCAAGAACAAGCCGTACGACCGTAGGATAATCATCAGTGCGTGGAACGCCCGTGATTTGCATCTCATGGCGCTCCCGCCCTGCCATGTGTTTGCTCAATTTTACGTCTCATACCCCAGCCGAAGACGGCGGAACGGCAAGGCCTCTTCCACGGAAACAAATGGCGGCGCAACGAGCACGGCGCCTGAAAAGGGCCATCTACACTGCCAATTGTACCAGAGATCTTGCGACATGGGTCTCGGCGTACCGTTCAACATTGCCAGCTACGCTCTGCTCACCCACATGATTGCCCATGTGTGCGATTTAGTGCCCGGCAGCTTGACACATGTCATGGGCGATGCCCACGTTTACGCGGACCATGAAGACGCTCTCAATATTCAGTTGGAAAGAGAACCACGCCAATTCCCGGAGGTAGAAATCGCGCGGGAGAAGGGATGTGGTATCGACGGGTGGAAGGTGGAAGATATCATTGTCAAGGGGTATGATCCGCACAAGACAATCGCCATGAAGATGGCTGTATAA
- the artA gene encoding 14-3-3 family protein artA, which produces MASFFHGHPQAGHTRDSTSGPARWRPSTSPVQSTVVAALGQASVGVLALPASGRIAAGKTFLARLCEQAERYDEMVTYMKEVAKLGGELTVDERNLLSVAYKNVVGTRRASWRIISSIEQKEESKGSDKHVSTIKEYRSKIETELEKVCEDVLNVLDESLIPNAASGESKVFYHKMKGDYHRYLAEFASGEKRKGAATAAHEAYKNATDVAQTDLTPTHPIRLGLALNFSVFYYEILNSPDRACHLAKQAFDDAIAELDSLSEESYRDSTLIMQLLRDNLTLWTSSDNAEAEGAGAADAPKKEEGEAADKPTEEAKAEEPAPEATN; this is translated from the exons ATGGCTTCGTTCTTCCACGGGCATCCACAAGCCGGACACACACGCGACTCCACCAGTGGCCCAGCCCGCTGGCGCCCGTCCACGTCCCCAGTTCAGTCCACAGTCGTCGCAGCACTTGGCCAGGCCAGCGTCGGCGTCCTAGCGCTGCCAGCCTCGGGTCGTATTGCCGCCGG CAAGACCTTCCTCGCCCGCCTCTGCGAGCAGGCTGAGCGCTACGATGAGATGGTCACCTACATGAAGGAGGTTGCCAAGCTCGGCGGTGAGCTGACCGTCGACGAGCGTAACCTCCTCTCCGTCGCCTACAAGAACGTCGTTGGCACCCGCCGTGCCTCGTGGCGCATCATCTCTTCCATTGAGCAGAAGGAAGAATCCAAGGGTTCCGACAAGCACGTCTCTACCATCAAGGAATACCGTTCCAAGATCGAAACAGAGCTGGAGAAGGTCTGCGAGGATGTTCTCAATGTTCTGGACGAGTCTCTCATCCCCAACGCTGCCTCTGGCGAGTCCAAGGTCTTCTACCACAAGAT GAAGGGTGACTACCACCGATACCTTGCTGAGTTTGCCTCGGGTGAGAAGCGCAAGGGCGCTGCCACTGCTGCTCATGAGGCTTACAAG AACGCCACCGACGTTGCTCAGACTGACCTTACTCCCACTCATCCCATCCGCCTGGGTCTGGCTCTGAACTTCTCAGTCTTCTACTACGAGATTCTCAACTCGCCCGACCGTGCTTGCCACCTCGCCAAGCAGGCCTTTGACGATGCCATTGCCGAGCTCGACTCACTCTCTGAGGAGTCCTACCGCGATAGCACTCTGATTATGCAGCTGCTGCGCGACAACTTGACGCTGTGGACTTCATCCGACaacgccgaggccgagggcgctggtgctgctgatgcccccaagaaggaggagggcgaggctgCGGACAAGCCTACtgaggaggccaaggctgaggAGCCCGCGCCTGAGGCCACCAACTaa